The window tcactgtatatatttcaaatctgatggtgatcgtttcctggttattgccttgtatgttgatgacatgttgtttattaggaaaggaaaaggtttgattgcagaattaaaatctcaactcttggcaaaatttgatatgaaagatcttggtgcagcaagacacattctgggaatggagattgtaagagatagacaaaacaaaaagctttggctaggccagagtaagtatgttggtactattctgagaagatttaatatgcaagattctagaccattgagtgctcctgttacaatgggaacaaagctttctagttcacagtgtcctacatccccattggagatggaagagatgagtcaaGTACCATACCAAAGtgctgttggaagtttgatgtatgctatggtttgtacaagaccagatattgcccaagtagtgggagttctttcctgttacatgtctaatccaggaagagcacattgggatgcagtaaaaagagtttttTAGATACTTGCGGGGTACCGCGCAGTACtctatatgttttcatggaacaggaaatgaacattccttggatattagaggctttgtggattcagactgggctggtgatgttgatagaagaagatccaccagtgcatatgtgtttacattatttggtggtgcaattagctagatgagcaagcgacaggctgtggtcgcTTTGTACACTATAgaggcagagtatatggcagctactaatgcctgcaaagaagccatttggcttaagagattatgTTTCGATATAGAGTTTAAAcagggtgcagtgacaatttatagtgacagtcagagtgcaatctgcctagcgaagaacccgacttttcatgccaggaccaaacacattgatgtacaatatcattttgtgagagatatggttgaggatggcagggtgaagctggataaggtagaaactttggtgaatgttgctgattcattaactaagcccatgagcacagagaagttcagatggtgttcagagtctatgggcctcctGGCCCCTGACTGTTGAGTCCATGGTAATAtggatcccctgactcttgcaaggtattcgacaagtgggagaatgttgagatacatgtgtctcaaccttgcaatttttggtaaattgtttcaaatgtagttgggaggtttcccatgtgtcgGTGCCTTAAAAAAAGGTATAAGAGTTGTTaaaagatgccttgtccatagtataatataggagggccatttttagagattatatgacacatttcatgttggttatgaggatcaaaaataggggataagagtttggatgtgagtaactacttttaacttggttttcttatcttggaaaaacaaatgtcaagggtgggcaacacatgtcatggaggttttgcccatggtattgtaaaaccacaaatggtttccaggttgtaaaattcttatataatgagggcttggagaggagtttgtatcatggagttttggtttgcaaggctgggtgctagaaggatgctaatgaagtctctctgagcttgagttgaggtgatgctcttgtaagaactttcattgcaagtgtattgtaatctcttgttgatttgttaatatactatgcaaGTTTTAGAGTGTGGAGTTTTTCACCCGCATGGGTTTTCCCCATGATAATCGTtgtgttatgtgtttcttgttttacttgtactctatttgcttcttgtgatctctgtgatagttaagttgaaatttgcaaaatcgtcctctcaagattagcgtaggaagcgtttccaCACACCTTTGCATCCTTACAAAACCACCTTCAGAATAGAGGAGGCATAGGGGATGCATTTTGCAAGTTGGGCCGAAGATCCCTTGGGGGTATCCCAAAATGAGTTCTTAAGTGAGGAGTTAATGGAAGCATTAGGCACCAATGTAGTAGGCTGGGTTCATTGTGAGGGGGTCAGTTCTAAGTTGGAAATGTCAGCAACCAATTTGCAAATAAGAGAGCCATTACGAGGGGAGTTGTTGCTGCCATTCGCCAAGGGTGGGAGATGGTGGTTTTAATTTTGGGGATGGGAGGGTGAGTGGGAGGCCATCATAGTAGACAGTTAAAATGTTACTTAAATAAATAATACGTATTTTATAAATAGATTTACGGTGATGCAGTTATCCTCAATATATTTATTTAGAGAATTTTGAGATATTAGGTGTTAGATAGAAATATCTTTTACCTATTAGGTTTACAAGCTATGGTTATTTTGTGTGGATGGAGCAAATCTCCTTCctttgaaaaaagagaaaaaaagctcATAGGATGGGATGCAATTAACCATAGGGAAGAGAGATGAATGTGGGTATAATCATTCTCATATAGAAGAGAGAAATGATTTAAGTTAGGTAATTCCAATGTTCCTTCAATTGAATTCATTCCTTGATGTCATTTTGAAATTAGAAGGATATTTGAATGGAATTTCCATCCTAGTATTTGTTATCATTTTTGAATTGTTTGaatctaacttttttttttttttttcccttcttcTAGACTATCTAAATTTTTTAAGGTAGTCCATTGGTAAggtaatttttcttttcaaagtggTTATTGtcatataaattaaaattaaattaaattcagattattatttttaatttattataaaattttaaGTTAAAATATTTTAGATGTATAGActtattttatagttattttatttttatatttatataaaaggTCTTTGTAGAAGTGGATCTATCTAAGGATTTAATGTAAATAGTGAAAAATGAGATTAGATTGATGAGATACGACCAAGTTATTCGCAATCTAAACTTGCCAAATACTTGTTATCAATTTTAATCTTTTGATTATGATATCTAGATTATTGTTATGCTTCTCCCCATTATAatcatatcatttaatccacttctAGGTGTTCACTAACTATGAAAAAAGAATAAGTTTAGTCTACTATGGCGAGTCACAAAGACAAAGAACCTTGGTAATAATGGTTCCTCACCTAAGTCATCCTCGACCACTAGAGGCCATTCCTTGAAAAGCTAAAATATAGTTTCAAAATATTCAAACATGGGAATTTTTTTTGTCTCTCCTAATCTGGCAAGCATCTAGTGAGTCAAAACTCTCTTGATTTCTATTACCAACATCAATTTTGTCATCACAAAAGGTCACCACTATCCGATGTATGCATTTAGCACCAGTTACATAGAAACATCTTGTAGCCCACTagataagatagaaaaagaataATATATATAAGATCTTCTACTATCTATCTTTCATTTCACAAAACCCTCTCTATACTCACCTCTAGTCTATTAGCACCCTAGATACCAAACTAGCCTTAATTATTTATACCATCCATTTTCttagaaatattttcttttatattttctttttttctttttattctaaCACTTGTAATAGTTGTATAGGCTAGAAAACTTTCTAGAAATGTCCAATTGATAAGGATTTGATTAGAATATATTGATGATTCTAAAAGGTCCATTTTTTCTTAACTTAGTTTATTATAGTTATGACTCATAAGTCTTTCTTTTTAGAAATGCACAAGCACCACACTTCCTATAATTTTTTTCACTTCTTTAATCTACCTATTATTTTATATCTTTTATTTCTCTAGATTAAcaattattttagttatttatgtATATCTTTCACATGCGTGGAAAACTCTCTAACATTGATACATCTCATGTATTCATAAAAAATTTGCAAGTTCTCACAATTTTCAAGCACCCTTAGGGTGGCACCCATAAATAAATTGGAATATCTATTTACCTATACATCAATTTAGAGTCATTATATAAATTATATCTCAGGTAGTACCAAATGTTATTATCGAGGCTTATGTTGAGAATCAAGGTAAATAAAACTTGCAATAACAACTTCTTTATGTGATTACAAATCTGAAATAAGATAACCAAATATGAAATATGAAAGTGattgaaacattcaaaaacaatataaAATCTACATATCAACTAAGACACCAAATTTACGTATACAAATCCTTTGAAAAAAATTTCCACCAAGAAAGAGAGTAAGTATATTAGTATTTTTCAAAATAGAGAATCTACAACAAGATAATTCACTTTACTTCTCCAACCAAATTTAGAATCACCTTGCAAGTCTTCAAAAAACAGATGATAAAACTACTACGCCATCACTCTAATTTATAATAAATAGAGAATATGAGATAGTTTAAAggatagaaaaataattaattatagaatcatatatattaaaaaaaaatagtaaaaaagaaagaaaaaagaaaaaagattacATGTGAATTTTGAAAATCTAATATCATCAATAATAGTTAAAAATATAAAGATTTAGATATACTCTTAGTCAAAAGAAATTCAACCTTAAAACTTATATTTCTACATTGAATAGCTACATGACATGATATAGAATTCTCCATACAAATAGTAACCAAGATTTGGATTCTGATTTGTGTTTTACTATTAACTGTCATGCCCGCCACCTCAATATTCTGAAATCCTCGTACAATAACTATCTGAAGCTCAATCGTTGTGCGATGCCATATCTTAGTATTCTCTGACATTTCTTCTAATACTTGTTTTCTTACAAAGAATTCTACTCCCTGGGCTTGTTGGGTCGCTTACAACCTAACAACGCCGCACCTTAAAAACCtattgttaaaaaaataaataatagaagcAAATTGGTTGAGCACAAAATGATCGCCCAAACAAATTGACAAGAAACAGTCGACGACGACGATGCCACGCCTCCAGAGTTTTAATCACGCCGGCGGAGAGATCGATGTCGTAGACTGGTGTTCCGTCAGCATAAAAGAGGCCCCAGTTGCGCTCTATGGTGGCACCGGGCTTCTGACCTTCATTAAAGAGGGCGAAGATGAATGTGGGAAAGAACGTCTGCGGACGACGCGGACTACCGCTGTTTGATAAAAACTTGCTGACGAGTCTTGTGTTGTAGCTGGCGGCGTTGGCTACGGTGGCGCCGCTTGAGTCGCCATTGGTGGGCCACCCCGTCTCACTAATGACCACTTTCACCTCACCGTATCCCAGCGTCGCCATGGCCGCTATGGCGGCGTCCAGCTGTGCATCCAGCATGATGGAGTAACTCAGAATGCCGTCCTGTACTACGTCCGCGGTTATCTCGCCAAAGAGCACATAGTCCAGAGATATGTTGGCGGGGTCGGAATTCCAGGCGAAGAAAGGGTAGACATCCAGGAAGAAATAAGAATCCGTGGCACTGAGGAAGCTGAGCATGGGCTGTATTACTGACATGGCGAGTTCTGGTCTGAAGGAGCCGTTGGAGGGAGGGTAAGAGGAAGAGAGGGCGTCCATGGCTACGGATGTGGTTACTTTAACGGAGGAGTCTAGATTCAACTTCTGTAAGGAGGTGTGCATGTTTTGCATTGCCGGGACAAGGTAGGGCTGAAGTTGGGTGTTTGATAGAATCTCGTTGCCCACCATGATGATGGAGATTTTGGTGAGGGGATAATAAGGGAGAAGGTTGGTTCGAAGCCATTGGTCTGAAGTGGTAGTGCTGGAGGCCATGCCTGGAACTTCAGGGAGGCTGCTATTGGCCAGCGCCTTCAGGACTTCAGGATTCGCATCGTAGATTTCGACATAGCCTGCGTTAATGCTCTTCATAAGCTCCACTGCTTTTGATGGCGGTGGCAGATTGTCTGCCAGCCTACCATAGTTGATTCCCACCGCATGACTCAACAAAAACGGATCTGCATGTGCACAGACAAAAACAAATTctcatgaaaattaaaaaaaaataatgaaggAAACGACCAAACAGATAGATTGACAGCATTAGTACCTGTATCTCCCCACACAGATTTTATCCCAAAACATGTGCACAGACAAAAACAAATTctcatgaaaattaaaaaaaaataatgaaggAAACGACCAAACAGATAGATTGACAGCATTAGTACCTGTATCTCCCCACACAGATTTTATCCCAAAACACGCAACAATTAAAGACAGGTGAAATCCATAAGCCCCCATTTTGTTGTGTGCTATGGGAATACCGACTCCAAGTACCCTCCCTAAGGTATAGCCAATTTATATAATTCTTCTCCATCTCAAACCGGTGAAAAAGCTAGACTACTTTCCAAGCTAGCAAAAGAGCAATGATGTATCCATGGCTGTTTCCATGCAATAAAGCGTTggcaaatttttatttcaaaaactcaAATTAAATGTGCAAGGTTATACGATTTTTAATgtagtttgttttctatttgctgTATGAGTTTTGTTTCTAAATTTTGTCATCTTTCACCAGTTAAGTACACAGAATTGGTGGTGGTGAAGAGTTATCCTACAAGCTATGGTTAATTTATGTGTGTGAAAGTTGAGGTTGAAACAAATTTCCTTACTTGAAAGCTCTTCATTCcataagaaaagagaaaaagagaggatTTGTTACT is drawn from Cryptomeria japonica unplaced genomic scaffold, Sugi_1.0 HiC_scaffold_975, whole genome shotgun sequence and contains these coding sequences:
- the LOC131047409 gene encoding probable glucan endo-1,3-beta-glucosidase A6 — translated: MGAYGFHLSLIVACFGIKSVWGDTDPFLLSHAVGINYGRLADNLPPPSKAVELMKSINAGYVEIYDANPEVLKALANSSLPEVPGMASSTTTSDQWLRTNLLPYYPLTKISIIMVGNEILSNTQLQPYLVPAMQNMHTSLQKLNLDSSVKVTTSVAMDALSSSYPPSNGSFRPELAMSVIQPMLSFLSATDSYFFLDVYPFFAWNSDPANISLDYVLFGEITADVVQDGILSYSIMLDAQLDAAIAAMATLGYGEVKVVISETGWPTNGDSSGATVANAASYNTRLVSKFLSNSGSPRRPQTFFPTFIFALFNEGQKPGATIERNWGLFYADGTPVYDIDLSAGVIKTLEAWHRRRRL